The genomic segment CTAAAACTTATAAGTATTACTTCTAAGGACAATCTATGCCTTGGAGTTTAAAGTTTGGAAGTATACTAGGTATTCCGATAGAGCTTCACATCACGTTTTTACTGCTTCTTCTGATTTTTTCGATATTTGGATTCATTCCTTTACTGGTCATTGTCCTGTTATTTGCTTCAGTTTTAGTGCATGAACTGGCACATTCGCTAGTTGGAAGGCATTATGGCGCTAAGATTAAAAAGATTACCCTTTTCCCCATAGGGGGGGTGTCCCAGATGGAGGCGATACCAAAGGGGCACGAGTTTGCGATAGCTGTGATTGGGCCCCTTACAAGCATAGCTCTGGGCGCAGTATTATTCTTATTTGGATCTCTTTTTGGGCTCAGCATATATTTTGACCTAAACTGGGTTGAGTTAACTTCATTGAAAGACATAGTCAGAATTGTGATGTCCCTTAACTTCTTGCTTGGCATATTCAACATAATCCCTGCATTCCCCATGGACGGAGGCAGAGTCCTAAGGGCATTCCTAGCTACAAAGATGGACTACCTCAAGGCAACAGAGAT from the Methanofastidiosum sp. genome contains:
- a CDS encoding site-2 protease family protein, yielding MPWSLKFGSILGIPIELHITFLLLLLIFSIFGFIPLLVIVLLFASVLVHELAHSLVGRHYGAKIKKITLFPIGGVSQMEAIPKGHEFAIAVIGPLTSIALGAVLFLFGSLFGLSIYFDLNWVELTSLKDIVRIVMSLNFLLGIFNIIPAFPMDGGRVLRAFLATKMDYLKATEISVRIGQGLAIVFAFVGVFYNPWLIIIAFFIYMGGMGEYQSTQMSSALKGIKVKDLMVKDVVTVSPN